From the genome of Clostridia bacterium, one region includes:
- a CDS encoding bifunctional nuclease family protein gives MAEVEMKIRGLMMDPVTNMPIVILKDVEGDSVLPIWVGIYEANAIALEIEKVTTPRPMTHDLLKNLLTGLGARVHKIVITELKDDTFFAVIWTQHEDQIISIDSRPSDALALALRVDCPIFVDDEVLKTSKLATAMTDRVSNEELRKWLDGLNDDDLGRYKM, from the coding sequence ATGGCTGAAGTCGAAATGAAGATTCGCGGACTCATGATGGATCCCGTCACCAACATGCCCATCGTGATCCTGAAAGACGTTGAGGGCGATTCTGTGCTGCCCATCTGGGTCGGAATCTATGAAGCGAACGCCATTGCGCTTGAGATCGAAAAGGTCACCACCCCCCGGCCGATGACGCACGATTTGCTAAAGAACCTGCTCACCGGCCTCGGTGCCCGCGTCCACAAGATCGTCATTACGGAGCTCAAGGACGATACCTTTTTCGCCGTCATCTGGACGCAGCACGAAGACCAGATCATCAGCATCGATTCGCGCCCATCGGATGCGCTCGCGCTGGCTCTGCGCGTAGATTGCCCAATCTTCGTTGACGACGAGGTATTGAAGACCTCCAAGCTGGCCACGGCGATGACCGATCGCGTCTCCAACGAAGAGCTCCGCAAGTGGCTGGACGGCCTAAACGACGACGACCTCGGCCGCTACAAGATGTAA